Genomic segment of Bacteroides stercoris ATCC 43183:
ATCTATATATGTAGTACGAGGCTCTCTGAAAATGCAGTCATTTCCTATTTTTATACCTTTAGACTTTAAAAAAGAAATATAACTATCTGAAGAAATATAATGTTTTTGCTTCAGAATAAAACGGAAGATTTTTTTGAGCATAATTTAGTGTTGTAGAAATTTCTGATATTTGATTACAATATCTTGTTCTTACGTAGATTTTTTAAAGAGATAAATGGCGTAGCAATTGCGGACAAATGTATTGTAATTATGCTTACAATCGTTTGTTTATATATTGTATAAAATGTGTACGCTACGCTTTCGCTTATCCCATGTTCAAAGGATAAACGAAATCCAAAACAATAATTGATAAATGTCCTGCAAAATTACAGATTAATCATAAAAAAACAAAACTTTCCGAAGAAAAAAGCATATGAAAGAGGTAATGTATCTTCTTCGGAAAGTAATGATTTTTACTCTTTCAGCTTAGGAAATAAAGTCTTTACCCCTTCCCGATAGATACGTTGTGCGTTTTCCGGCGTTGTGAACTCTTTAAATGCGCTCAGAATGATCTCGTAGCTGTCTACCTCATAATTATGGAGCCCTTTTTTATGTCCTCAAGATAGTTTTGCTTCATGTGACAGGTGGAACGGAATGCCTCTCTTCGGATATCAAGCTGTTCCAGTTCTTTTTTGAGGAATGCACCGAATTCCGGATGATCGGAAATAAATCTGTTCGATTTCATAATAAATTTGTTTTAGTTAATAAAATAGAAATATTTGATTCCTGTACCTACATAGTGGGTACAGGTAATTTGGGTACAAAGGTATACCTTTGCAACAGTTTTTAAAACAAATTAAAATATAAATGCTATGAAAGCACATAAAACTACTCTTTCCGTACGGGAGCTGCAAAAGACCATAGGGCAGTGGAAAAGTCGGAAAATTACGGATTCCACCATTGCAAAGCTGTTGGAACTGATGTTGGGGATGACCGCTTACATGAACGAGGATGCGGTTTATCCCGTGGAGAATTTCTATGATATCAGCAAGGCGCTGAAGTTTAAGAACGCGCGGTATCTGGTGGAAGCGGTCAGGCTGAGCGGAGCGTTCGGCATCGTACCCGGCGACAATGTGTACGGGATGAGTTCGTTCTATTCCTGCCTCTGGAAAGAGAAGGAAAAAACGGATGATTCCGCGGAAACTTTACCGGTAACTTTACCGGTAAAATTACCGCAGGAGGATATATATAATATATATACTATACAGGATAATAAGAATAATACCTCCTCCGGAAGGATTTCTTCTGCGGAAAAAAGCCTGGAAGCCGCACGTAATTTCTTTCACCTCATCAACAAAAATCGGGTGGATAAGATGCGGATTTTAACTCCGCTCATCGACAGCTTCCAGCAGAAGGAGGGACTGGCGCGCGAAGATGCCTGCGCCAACGTGGTGTACCTGGTGAATGAATTGTTGGTACCTTACTTCGCAAGCCAGGAACGCTTTATGAAATCCACCCATGTCGGGCGGCTGTGCTGGCTGAACAACCTGCTGAAATCCGCCGGCGGACTGCGGATGCTGAAAGATGCCGCGGATGCCGGAAGGCGGAAACGGTTGCAGTGCATTGCCGACATGCGGGGTGAACAACGCAACAACCACCCGCTCAGCGAGTTTGAGTGGACGGATAAGGAAAGCGGCCTGCGCTTTTACGACGACCCGCTGGAAGGGATGGTGAACATACCGGACAATGCCCCGCCCCGCCCGGGAGCGGGAGCGGAGTGGAACGTGCTGAGCGGAGAATGGGGAGAGTTTTGATTTATGAGTTATAAATTATAAATTTCGGAGGATGAAGCCGTTTTATTATTTGAGTGATTTTCCCGAGCGTAGAAGAGCGGGGAAGAATTATATAGCAGAGTGTCCCAAGTGCGGGAAAAAACATCTTGCCATTTCGCGCGATACGGGATTGTACTGCTGCTTTTATGCGGGATGCGACTTTCACGGGAAGCTGAAGGACTTTTGGACAGAGCGCAGAAGTACGGGGTGGCAGGATGCCGGGAGTCCGGCGGGAGCTTCGCCGGTGGCAAAGGGAAGTGCCGGGAAAGGAGAGACGGGCAGTATGGTATCGGCAGGCGGAGGGAACGCCGCATTTGAGGTATCGATGCTTCCCGAAGACTACAAACGGCTGTCGCCTGAGGTAATCGCCAAAATCAAGCCGCTGACCGATGACCCGGAGACCACCGATACCGGACAGCTTGCCGCCCGCCGTTATCTTGCCGATATGGGAATCTCATTGAAAACAGCCATCGATGCACGTATCGGCTGCCTGGTGCACCGCTGCTTCGGAGGCAAGGACAGCAAGGACGGAAAGGATAAAAAGAATGCTGCGGGGATGATGTACCAGTGCATCGCCTATGTGAACTATATCAACGGGCAGCCCGTCAATGTGAAGTACCGCTCGTGCGATGCCACCGCTTCCGGCTATACCAAATGCTGGAGCCAGGATTCGCCCACCATACCTTGCCCGCCTTACAACATCGACTGTATCAACCCGCTGCTGATTGCCGAAGAGAATATTCCGCGCCTGATTGTCACCGAAGGGGAAAGGGATGTGCTGACTTTGCGCGAGGCGGGCTACCCGTATGTCATCAGCGTGCCCAACGGCGCGGCAAGCGACCTTTCCAAAGGCTTCGAGGCTTTCCGCCCCTGGCTGGACCGGGTGCAGGAGCTGGTGATTTGCGGCGACAGCGACCTGCCCGGAAGGACGCTTGTGAAGCATCTTGCCGACTATTTCGGTACGCGATGCCTGTTCACCGTCCTGCCCGGCGGCTGCAAGGACATATCCGACGTGCTTGTGGCGTACGGCGCCGATGTGGTGCGTGAGATTATCGGTTCGGCATGTCCGCACCGTACGTCGGACATCATCACCGTGAGCGAACGTGCGGATGAGATTATGAACGTGCTGAACGGCAATTACGACCACGGCTACGATGTGGGTTACGGTCCGCTTACCGACCGGGTGTTCCATCCAACCGACCAGGGCGGACTGATAATTGCCACCGGAAAGCCCAACAGCGGCAAGACGGATTTTCTGAACGACCTGACCTGCCGCCTCATGGCCAAGACGGGACGTAACGTGTGCTACCTCTCCTTTGAGGTTCCCGACAAGAACAAACACATGGCAAATCTTATCCGCCTGATGCTGGGCAAGGTGAACACGGCGGCATACACCCGCGAACAGTTGCAGCCCATCGTCTCTTTCCTGGACGGGCACATGGTGCACCTGGACCTGCACGAGGTTTCGCCCACGCCCGCCAACATCATAGAGCGCGCGGAGCGGGTGAAACGCGCCATGCCGCTGAAGTACCTCATCATCGACCCGTACCTCTTCATGGAAATGGAAACCGGACGCTACAACACGGAGACGCAGGCCATCAAGGGCATGCTGACGCAGATGCAGGCGTGGGGGCGTAACAACGGTGTCTGGGTGATTATCGTGGCGCATCCCCGCAGCCTGAAAAAGCTGAACGGGAAGAACGAGCTGGAGGAGATAGATATGTACACCATTTCGGGCAGCGCCAATTGGGCGAACCTTGCCGATTTCATCTTTTCCATAAGCCGCATCGAGGAACCGGACAGGCGCTATACCCGGCTCGATATGCTGAAAGTGCGCGACCAGGATTTGTGCCGGACGGGAAGCGTGCTGTTTGTGAGGCAGCCGTGCGGGCGGTATGACGAACGGGAATCGGAGGAGCAGATAATGACCGAGATGCAGGGGAAGGTTCTGGATAAGGACAGGCTGCCGTGGATGGGGCTGGTAACCCCGTGAGTTTGCTCTTGAAAGACCGGGTGTTTGCTCCCGGAATGCCTCATGTTTCAGGCTGGAATGCCCGGAGTTTCAGATGCAAACTCCGGGCATTCGGTTTTTAAACGCCTGGCTTTTCGGAGGCTACGGTTCTCCCAATGCTTCTACGATGACGTGCACCTGAATAGGAGTGTAGCACTTGGCATTGGGAAGCATGCCGGTGGCGGCAAGCTGTTCCAGGAGTCCGGGCTTGAAGGCTATCCAACGGTTGAGCTTGCGGACGGCTGCCTTGGGCGTGATGCTGGGACTGTATAAGATTGCCAGCTCGCTTTTGCTGTAGCTGCGGGGGATGAAAGAGGATTTTTCCATGTTCTTTATTACTTGTTTTTATGATGTAAAGTTAGTGAAAATTAGTGGTTTGCGAAAGAAAAAAGGACAGTTTATTGCGTCGTAAGGTGTCATAAGTTGCAGAAAAACGCTTTATGGTGTGCAATGATGTGCGAAGGAGCGGAAAGGGGCGGAAGCGGGTGGGGAAGGTGCTATCTTTGTATCGCCGGTCAGAAGAAAGGGCCCCTTCGGATTGAGCGATGAATGATTTACAATTAACAATTAAAACTTAAAAATTATGGCAACAGCATTGGTGGTACGCGCACAGCGCTACAAAAAGATTGGCGACAAGACGTCTCCGTTGGTTTATATCCTGAAAAGAAAACCGCGCGACGCGAAGATGTATGATTTGAAACGCATCTCGGAAGAAATAGAGGCTTTGGGAGGTATGTCGGCAGAGGATGTGCTGCACGTGGGCAAGGCGATTGTGAGAAACATGCGCGAGAAGCTGACCGACGGCAACAGTGTCCGTCTGGATGATTTCGGAATTTTCCGCACTTCGTTTCACTGCATAGCAACGGAAAATCCCAAGGATTGTACGGTGAAGAATATTGACAAGGTGCGGATTAATTTCAAGGTCGCCACTACGCTCAGACTGGTGAATGACTCGGTTGCCACCACGAAGGGCGCACCCAACAACATTAATTTCGAGCTGGTGTCCGACGACAACAAGACATCGGGCGGTAGCGGCAACGGCGGCGGAAATGCCGGCGGTGAGGAAGAGAACCCGTTGGGATAAGGATAAGGTATTTTGAATGATGAATTTTAAATTTTTAAATTGAAAAAAAGAAGTATGGGAAAAAGTAAAGGTTTTTGGGATACGATTTTGAAAGTGGTAATTGCAGTGGCTTCGGCTGTGCTGGGTGTGTTTGGTGCGAATGCGATGAACTATTAGGAGATGAGAGCGATTGACCTGATAGTAATCCATTGTAGCTCCACGCGCGAGAACTATGCGTTGACAGAACAGGCGCTGGAGGCTTCTCACAGGCTTATAGGGTTCGACGGAACGGGGTATCATTTCTATGTGCGGCGTGACGGAAGAGTCCTGGCTACCCGTCCGGTAAGCAAAGTGGGGGCGCATGCGCGGGGCTACAATGCTCACTCGATAGGCATCTGTTATGAAGGTGGGCTGGACCGTTACGGAAATCCGAAAGATACGAGGACAGAGTGGCAGCGACATTCGCTGAGTGTGCTGGTGGGAAAGTTATTACAGGAATATCCCGGTACGTGTGTAGTGGGGCACAGGGACCTCAGTCCCGACCTGAACGGAAACGGGGAAGTGGAACCCATGGAGTGGACCAAGCAATGTCCCTGCTTTGATGTAGGGAAGGAATTCTGATAGCGGGATGCTGAAAAGGCTGTAGGGTGATAGTAAAATCATCGTACAGCCTTTTCTTCTTGTTGCCTCCTCTTCTGTATTTCTTTTGTCTTTTTGTTCTTTTGTCCTTCCATTCCCTCCCCCTTTTTCTCGACAAATCCTATAGGTACATCCACATGCGCGCACCCCAACATATCCAGCCGCACAGCAACTTTACTTTTCCCGTTCACAGTGATAAGCTCTCCTTCGAGTCCGGCAAGCGGCCCTTTTATTACTTTCACGGCATCGCCGGGAGCCAGCGGGGCGCTGCACATTTCCACCGCTTCGGGACTGTAGTCGAGCATGAAGCGGAACCGGTCCATCTGTTCGTCGGGGATAACGGCAGGGGTGCTTTCGCCGCGCAGTACCATATAGCGGCTGACCGCCTGCAGGCTCAGGGGGAGCGGCCGTTCCTGCGGAGTGACATGCACGAATATCATCATGGGAATCACAAGACGGTCTACCCGTTTGCGGCGGTCGCTCCACTGGCGAATCTCGCTCTGGACGGGCAGGTAGCACTCGATGCCCATAGCGGCAAGCCGTTGTGCAGTCTTTTTCTCAAGGCACGACTGTACATAGGCCACCAGCCATTGGCGGGGTGCTGTATTGGTTTTTGTTTCTATGTGATTCGTATTCTGCATTGTTTTTTACGTTCGGTTGGGTTAAAAAGTATGCCGGGCAGCAGCGCTCTGCTGCCACAGCATACAAGCAAACAAACAAAAAATAAGCCCGGAAACAAGGACAGCATTGCATGTAGAAGTTCCCCAGGCTTATGGGGTGAATATCTTATTTCGAATCGGAAGTATCGCCATAACCGTACCCGTAGCCATAGCCGTAGTACCTGCCGTACTTGCCGTAGCCGTAATAGTAGCCGTACTTCTTCTTTTTCATGTCCAGGCCGTTGATAACAGTGCACAGACCGGGCAAACGCTTGTTGGCGTACAGCTCGTTGATGAGCTGGTAGTCGTTCTTATGCGTATAGTCGGCACGGCATACGTAAACGCTGATGTCGGCAACGCGTGCTATGAGCTGCGTGTCGGTGACCATGCCGATAGGGGCAGTGTCGAGCACGACATAGTCGTAGTCTTTTTTCAACAGTTCGATGGCATCGTCCAGGGATTTGCGTGCCAACAGTTCCGTGGGGTTGGGCGGGATAGTTCCGCCAGGTAGGATGTGGAGGTTGGCAGACAGGTCCGAAGACTGTATCATGCTTCGCAGGTCTGTACTTTGTGGAGCAACCAGATATTGGGTGATGCCGCGTTCCTTGTGCGAAATATGGAATACTTTGTTCAATCCCGGCTTGCGGATATCAAGTCCCACAATGACTACTTTCTTACCCAATAGCGCCAAGCTGACAGCGAGGTTGGAGGCGATGAAAGTCTTTCCTTCGCCACTTGTGGTGGAGGTGACGAGAATTACTTTCTTGTCAGGGTCGCCCAACATGAAAAGCAGGTTGGTGCGCAGGCTGCGGAAAGTCTCTGCCATGATGTCGTTGTCGTTTTCGCGGACGGCGATGGCGTACTTTTCATCGGAGTCGTTCAAGGGAACATCGCCGATAACAGGAACACGCGTAAGTCTTTCGACATCAGAATGTCCTTCGATGCGGTAGCTGAGCAGGCTCAGTATGTAGATGATGGCAACCGGAATGCCGAAACCGAGTACCAGGGCTGCCAGGTAAATTATCTTTTTATTGGGCGATATGGGTACATCATCCGCCAATGCGTCATCTATGATTTTAGCGTTGTTGGCGGTGGCGGCAAGTGCGATATTGTTTTCTTCGCGTTTCTGCAACAGCATCAGGTAAAGTCCCGCCTTGATTTCCTGCTGGCGCTGGATGCTGACAAAGCGGCGTTCCTGTGCAGGAGCATTGCTGATTTGACCGGCATATTTGCCTGCCTGGCGGTCGAGGTCGGCTTTAGTGATGAGCAATCCCTTGTATACGCTATTGATGGTAGTCAGAAGGCTGGCATGCATATCGTCGATGTTGCTGTCGAGCCGGCGGACTACAGGGTTGGAGTCGGAAGAAGCGCGGCGCAGACGGTTGCGCTCCAGAATCAGTGCATTGTATTGGGATATTAAAGATGTGAGCGCTTCGTCATCTAAGCCTACATTGACCGGCAATGTAGTATTGGCATTCTCCGGTTTGTTAAGATAATCGGACAGATATTTTATCAGATTCAATTGTGTGCCGTTTTCCACGCATAGCTTTTCGTATCCGGATTTTTCAGCAATGGCAAGTTTGGCATCACTGCTAAGGTCGGTCAGCCCGGATTCGC
This window contains:
- a CDS encoding bifunctional DNA primase/helicase — translated: MKPFYYLSDFPERRRAGKNYIAECPKCGKKHLAISRDTGLYCCFYAGCDFHGKLKDFWTERRSTGWQDAGSPAGASPVAKGSAGKGETGSMVSAGGGNAAFEVSMLPEDYKRLSPEVIAKIKPLTDDPETTDTGQLAARRYLADMGISLKTAIDARIGCLVHRCFGGKDSKDGKDKKNAAGMMYQCIAYVNYINGQPVNVKYRSCDATASGYTKCWSQDSPTIPCPPYNIDCINPLLIAEENIPRLIVTEGERDVLTLREAGYPYVISVPNGAASDLSKGFEAFRPWLDRVQELVICGDSDLPGRTLVKHLADYFGTRCLFTVLPGGCKDISDVLVAYGADVVREIIGSACPHRTSDIITVSERADEIMNVLNGNYDHGYDVGYGPLTDRVFHPTDQGGLIIATGKPNSGKTDFLNDLTCRLMAKTGRNVCYLSFEVPDKNKHMANLIRLMLGKVNTAAYTREQLQPIVSFLDGHMVHLDLHEVSPTPANIIERAERVKRAMPLKYLIIDPYLFMEMETGRYNTETQAIKGMLTQMQAWGRNNGVWVIIVAHPRSLKKLNGKNELEEIDMYTISGSANWANLADFIFSISRIEEPDRRYTRLDMLKVRDQDLCRTGSVLFVRQPCGRYDERESEEQIMTEMQGKVLDKDRLPWMGLVTP
- a CDS encoding DUF4248 domain-containing protein; translation: MEKSSFIPRSYSKSELAILYSPSITPKAAVRKLNRWIAFKPGLLEQLAATGMLPNAKCYTPIQVHVIVEALGEP
- a CDS encoding smalltalk protein, yielding MGKSKGFWDTILKVVIAVASAVLGVFGANAMNY
- a CDS encoding N-acetylmuramoyl-L-alanine amidase is translated as MRAIDLIVIHCSSTRENYALTEQALEASHRLIGFDGTGYHFYVRRDGRVLATRPVSKVGAHARGYNAHSIGICYEGGLDRYGNPKDTRTEWQRHSLSVLVGKLLQEYPGTCVVGHRDLSPDLNGNGEVEPMEWTKQCPCFDVGKEF
- a CDS encoding UpxY family transcription antiterminator, translated to MQNTNHIETKTNTAPRQWLVAYVQSCLEKKTAQRLAAMGIECYLPVQSEIRQWSDRRKRVDRLVIPMMIFVHVTPQERPLPLSLQAVSRYMVLRGESTPAVIPDEQMDRFRFMLDYSPEAVEMCSAPLAPGDAVKVIKGPLAGLEGELITVNGKSKVAVRLDMLGCAHVDVPIGFVEKKGEGMEGQKNKKTKEIQKRRQQEEKAVR
- a CDS encoding GumC family protein — protein: MKEELYDDIFEDKEEQIDFKASLFKYIIRWPWFVASVIICMACAWIYLKQSTPAYNINASILIKDEKKGGMLGSEFSGLEDLGLLNPSKNIDNEIEILQSKSLIKDVVNELGLYIDYTASKGFKTVDLYGSSPILVHYSPKDAELLDAPMLLTVGYQKNGQIEVNVTTGKGSDEEKTFNKSFTELPAVLSGEKGTITFMPNSQVPITENGKLEITIQHPLAVAKNYRKALAIEPTSKTTSVATISISNTNKKRGEDFINKLVEIYNRDANDDKNEVAQNTARFIDERIAIINQELGTTEQELESFKRESGLTDLSSDAKLAIAEKSGYEKLCVENGTQLNLIKYLSDYLNKPENANTTLPVNVGLDDEALTSLISQYNALILERNRLRRASSDSNPVVRRLDSNIDDMHASLLTTINSVYKGLLITKADLDRQAGKYAGQISNAPAQERRFVSIQRQQEIKAGLYLMLLQKREENNIALAATANNAKIIDDALADDVPISPNKKIIYLAALVLGFGIPVAIIYILSLLSYRIEGHSDVERLTRVPVIGDVPLNDSDEKYAIAVRENDNDIMAETFRSLRTNLLFMLGDPDKKVILVTSTTSGEGKTFIASNLAVSLALLGKKVVIVGLDIRKPGLNKVFHISHKERGITQYLVAPQSTDLRSMIQSSDLSANLHILPGGTIPPNPTELLARKSLDDAIELLKKDYDYVVLDTAPIGMVTDTQLIARVADISVYVCRADYTHKNDYQLINELYANKRLPGLCTVINGLDMKKKKYGYYYGYGKYGRYYGYGYGYGYGDTSDSK